The DNA window GCGAGTCGTGCGCCAGGATCGAGTTGCCGTACTGGAAACCGAAACGCCCGGCTATACCTTGATGAATGCCGAAATGGGGTATTACATGAAACTCACAAAATCGGTCAACTATACGCTTTTTCTGCAAGGCCGGAATTTGCTCGATAGCGATATGCGTGTGCATACTTCTTTCTTGAAAGACATTGCACCACTGCCGGGACGGGCCATTGTGGCGGGTGTCAGGGGCGCTTTTTAAAAAATCCTGTCGATAAAACCCGGCATCTGTTTTCAGTGCGCCTGCCCAAGACTTGAAAGTGCTTGCAAAATCACCCTTTAGTGCTAATCTGCGTTCCCAAGTGTTCCGGATTCTTTCATTCGATCAGTCAAAACAACATGACCAGATGGCTTAAGCACTTTCTTTTAGGCATTTTTATCGGTCTGTTAGGCGTCATCACCTATATGACACCTGCCGGTTTATGGCTGGAAGAAAGATTCGGCTTAAGCGCATTGTTTCATTTACGCGGCGCGATCAAAGCGCCCGCTGATGTTGTTGTCATCGCAATCGATCAGCCTTCGGCCACCCAGCTTAATCTATCATCTATTAAGCCGCGATTGTGGCCGCGGAACCTCCATGCGCGTTTGATCAATCAGCTGGCGGAAGCAGGTGCCAGTGCAATCATTTTTGATCTTATTTTTGATACACCGGGCGACATACCGGAACATGATGAGGAACTGGCCAATGCCATTAAAGCAGCGGGCAATATCGTATTGGTAGAGCGGCTGGATTATGAGGATTCCGCACTTCTGAATCAGCATGATAACGCAGCGCAGCACCACTACATCCGTGAGGGTGCCGCACAACTGCTGCCGCTTATTGCCGATGCGGCAAAAGCGCGTGCGCCTTTTACTTTGCCGAAAGCGGAAAGAGTTCATCATTATTGGACTTTTAAATCCAATGCCGGCGATATCGCGACGGTGCCCGTTGTGGTATTACAACTCTATGCCTCGGCGTTATATGGTGACTTTGTCCGTCTGCTCAATTCGGCAGAGCCTGAGCTTTCTGCTCAGTTACCTGCTCGCATCAGCGAAGAGACGGATATCGAAGATCTGACCCTGACGCTACGAAACATCTTTGTCAGCAGCCCGCTGTTGGCATCGCGGCTGAAAGAGGATCTGGATCGCGACAATCTTCTCAATCCGGAAGAAAAAAGAGTAATGCGTTCGTTGCTGGATCTATATTCCGGCGATCCAATCCGCTACCTGAATTTTTATGGCCCGCCGCGCAGTATAACAACCATTCCCTATTCTCAAGCATTGGCATTGGATGACGACAACCGGGATCATCCTTTTGAGCTGGAAAGTTTAAAAGGAAAAGTGGTTTTCGTCGGATTCTCGGGTGCCACCCAAGCGGAACAGGATATTGTCCGAGACGATTATCCAACAGTGTTTTCCAACCCCGATGGCCTTTACATCAGCGGTGTCGAGATTACCGCAACGGCTTTCGCTAATTTACTGGGAAACAGGCCGATCAGACCGCTGTCAGCAGCAGGCAGTTTAAGCATTTTGTTTCTGTTTGGCTTTGCCATAGGGATGTCAGCCCAATTCCTATCCATCCGGAAAACGATTGCTCTCAGTTTCCTTCTCGTCTTCATCTATGCCTTCATCGCCTACTCTTTCTTTAAAAATGCCATGATATGGCTGCCGCTCGTTATCCCGGTTTTGCTGGTTTTTTTTACTCTGATGCTGGCTTGGGCATTGAGAATTCTTACGCTTGAAGGGTTTATCGGTACATCCGGTCCGGACGATGAACTGGATGCCATTATCGAAAAGCACGGCGGTGTGTTTTCCGGTGCCTGTTTAACAACCGATATCGCAGGTTACACAACACTGTCCGAAACCATGAATCCTTCGGCCCTTGAGAAACTGATGACCGATTATCGCGCGGCATTAAGGAACCCTATTGCCCAGCATCATGGCAGAGTTATGGATACCACGGGAGATGCTTCTCTTTCCATTTGGATTAAAAAAACGGGTAATCCACGCGTGCCAAAGCTTTTAGGCTGGATCAAAAAAACACCCAGCTCCGTTGAGAAGCTTCGTGCCTGCAAGGCAGCACTTGATCTCAATGCTGCCATTACGCGTTTCAACAAACTGCATGATCCGTCACTGCCAACTAGAATTGGCTTGCATTTCGGCGATATGTCCTTAAACAAAAGCGATGGAACTTACCGCGCCACAGGCGATGTCGTCAACACAGCAAACAGAATTCAAAACGCTAATAAAATTTTTAAAACGCGAATTTTGCTATCGAGTGATGTAATCGAAGAATTGGATGATTTTCTGATACGCCCGTTGGGGAGCTTTGTCTTACCTGGAAGAATTAAACCGGTTGAACTGTTTGAGCTCGTTGCATACCAGCAATCCGCCAGTAAGCAGCAACTCTGGCTATGCGAAACCTTTGCACAGGCTTTAAATACTTACCAACTCATGAAATGGCATGAGGCCAGTGACTATCTTCACGATATCTTGAGCGTATTTCCTTCCGACGGCCCCACGCATTACTTTCTTTCATTGTGTGCAAAATATCAAAACAAACCTCCTGCGCCTCCCTGGCCTATTCTTACAATAGATAGCAAGTAATCCCCCAGCCGTTTACATAAAAAACAAAGTATTTGAGTGTCTGTGAGAAATATCACATACAAAAAACAGCCCAATCGATAAAATTTTCATTGGTTTTGATAAAAGTCATATTCCCCAGCTAGTTATAAGGTCGTCTGCTCCCTATAATTATTGCATGTAAAATAAGTCTCTGAATATCCAGTTTTATAAACAAGTACCAATTCATTTATTCGTTAATCGGCGTAACGGATAGAAAGAAAGATCTAGAATGAAAATAGGCTGGGCAAGCGCGATTTATTTTTCTCGAAAGAGATTCTCGGCATTAATGCTCACTGTTTTTACAGTGAGCTGCTGGACTGCCTATATAGCCGAAACACGTGCAGCATCGACTTGCAAGACAGAGGTCGCACGAGTGGTATCGATGCAGGGGATAATCGAAATACGCCGGGCTCAAGAAAATGCTTGGCAACTGGCTGGCATGGATATCGTTCTTTGCGCGGGTGATATGATCCGCGCCCGCGCGCAAAGCCGTGCTGCTTTACGCTTAAGCAACGACAGCATGCTGCGCCTGGATCAAAAAACCAGCATTACATTTCCTGAAGTTCAAGAAGAAAGAGGCACTTCCCTGCTGGATTTATTCGAAGGTGCGATCCACATCATCACGCGCACGCCCAGGCCATTCAAGATAAGAACCCCTTTTGTTAACGCCAGTGTCGAAGGAACAGAGTTTTTTGTCGGCCTTAAGGAAGACAATACCGAAGTTGTCGTGTATGAGGGCAAAGTATCAGTCAGTAACGACCTGGGAAGCTTGCTCTTGCATGATCATGAAGCAGCTGTCACATACAAAGGGCAGGCACCGCGCAAAGAAATTATCATTCATCCGGTCGATGCCGTGCAATGGGCATTATATTATCCCGTTATCCTGAATTACTGGCAGAGTGATAAAGACGGCACCAGCACTTTGATCCGGCAAGCAAGCCAGTTATTGACCGCCGGACAGGCTGAAGAAGCTAAGGAAATTATCCGGCAAGCTCTGCAACACGAGCCTGATAACAGCAATGCGCATGCACTGCTGGCTATTATCGCCGTCGTGCAGAATGACAAAGACCAGGCATTTGAACTGGCTAACAAGGCGATTACGCTCGATCAAGAATCGGCTGCTGGGCATTTAGCGCTTTCTTATACGCAGCAAGCGCATTTTGAGATTGAAGCGGCACTGGGGAGTGTACAAAAAGCAATCGCGCTTGACGCGAAAAACGCACTCGCTTGGTCGCGGTTAGCTGAGTTGCAAATGTCAGTAGGCTATCTGGATCGCGCACTCGATGCGGCGCAGCATGCAGTCAGTTTGCATCCGGATCTGGCAAAAACCCAAACGGTACTGGGCTTCGCTCATCTACTGCAAATCGATAGCCAAACCGCGAAAGAAGTTTTCCACCGGGCCATTGCATTGGATCAGTCCGACCCCATGCCACGGTTTGGATTAGGGATCGCTTTGATACGCGAAGGCAACCTGGAAGCCGGGCGCATCGAACTGGAAATCGCCGCCAGCCTGGATCCGGCGAATTCTCTGATTCGAAGCTATCTGGGAAAAGCTTACTTTGAAGAAAAACGCTACTCGCTCGCCGGCACCCAATTCGATCTTGCCAAAGAACGTGACCCCAAAGATCCGACCCCGTGGTTTTATGATGCAATCCAGAAGCAGACTCAGAATCGGCCAGTGGAAGCCCTGCAGGATATACAGAAATCGATCGAGCTGAACAATAATCGCGCGGTATACCGCTCCAAGTTTCTGCTGGATCGCGATGAAGCTGCGCGCGGATCCAGCTTGGCACGTATTTTTGAGAATTTGGGATTTGAAAGACGCGCCGTGATGGAAACTGCAAAATCATTGAGCTTCGACCCATCCAATCATTCCGCGCATCGGTTTCTTTCGGATATTTACGCCAACACGCCGCGGCATGAAGCTGCACGTGTCAGTGAACTGCTGCAAGCTCAGCTTCTCCAGCCCGTCAATGTCAATCCCGTACAACCGCATATGGCGGTTGCAGATCTCAATATCATCACTAACACAGGTCCGTCAAATCCAGGATTTAATGAATTCACTCCGCTGATGGAACGCAGTAAACCGCAATTGGTGACATCCGGGATTGTTGGCAGCAATAGCACTTTAGGTGATGAAATCGTTTTTTCAAGGTTTAACGAGCGAACTTCGATCAGCTTGGGACAGTTCCATTATGAAACCAAGGGATTTCGTACCAATAACGATCAGAATCACGATATTCTCAATGCCTTTGTTCAACACGCATTAACTTCTAAATTGAATATTCAGGCTGAAGTACGTACCCGTTCATCCAATCAGGGAAATTTATTGCAAAATTTCGCTAAGCCTTCTGATAATCCCAGAGATACTCAAAATAGAATTCGTCGAAAAATCGATGAAGATTCTGTTCGTGTGGGTGCCAGGTATGATATAGCACACAACCAGAATATTATTGCATCCAGTCAATTTAATGATAGAAGATCTGAAGATATTGATCCAATTACTTCTTCGATCGCAGATAAGCATTCAACTTTTAAAACTGAAACTTTTCAGACAGAAGTTCAATATCAATTTCGCAGTCATCGGTTTAATGTGTTAGCAGGCTCTGGCGTTTATCGTACAAGTGTCGATCAAAATACGAGGGGAATAGATAGCATAACTGGAAAGCAATGCTGTTTTGGGATACTAGATAGCAATAGTGAGAATAATAGAAGTGATAAAACAAATGGCTACATCTATACCAACTTGAACTTTACTCCAAATCTAAATGCCACCGCGGGCTTCAGTTATGATTCTTATAAGCATGATCTAGTCCTTATTGACGGATTTAATCCAAAATTAGGCCTGCAATTGAATTTCACCAATTATTTTAGATTACGCATGGCTTGGATTGAGACGATCAAAGCGCCTTTAGCCACCAATCAGACCATTGAGCCCACTCAAGTTGCCGGCTTTAATCAATTGTTCGATGACATCAATGGCACAAAATCTCGTCGTATGGGAATTGGACTCGATGCACATTATAAAAATAAGGTACTTAGTGGTTTTGAAATTTCAAATCGGGATTTGAGTATCCCCATTTTCTCAGATTCAGATATTCCAAAGCTCTCTGGACAAAATCATGATTTTATAGATCAAAAAGAAAACTTATATTATGTCTACCTATATGGAATACTACATAAAAACTGGACGGTAAAAAGTGAAGTTCGGTTTGAAAAACTTTTGCGTCCCCCAAGATCTGATGAACTAAACCGAATTGATACATTAAGCATGCCTATTGGAATTGACTATTTTAGCCCACAAGGGATTTTTGCCAATTTAACCGGTACATTTGTCCATCAAAAAGTTAATCGCAGAGGAGAAATAAATGATGGAGTAGAAAAATTCTTCCTAGTTGATGCTTCAGTTGGCTATCGGCTTCCCAAGCGCATGGGGATTTTAAGTCTGGAAGCAAGAAATATTTTCGATGAGACTTTTTTATTTCAGGATATAAATATCCAGACATCTCAATCTGTTGTTTCTCGTTTTGTTCCTACAAGAACAATTTTTGCTCGTGTGACGTTAAACTTTTAAAGGGAGTAAAAGGTATGTTGAAGGTTAAAATATGGATAATGTTAATTACACTATTTTCACTGATAGTTGGGGTAACAGGTTGTACAAATAGCTTACCAATCGGACTTACGCATGATCTCGAGAGAGCTTCAGATACTAAGTTTGGTTCTGTTGCGCTTATAGACAGTAGTACTGGGCAGACGAAATACTTAATAAGCGCTAATGGCGGCACATCGAATTTTTTTGATAAACCTCAACCTGCCTCTGAGATAAAAGAAGTAACTACAGTATCAGTGGTTGGGGTTTCTGGAATTGCAGGATATCAGTCTTGCAACTATATTACTATTGATAGCCGCCAAGTAAAATCTACGGATACCCGCTTAATTTGTCGTAATAACGAGAATAGAAAATCTGAACTGCGGGATTCTGATAAAGCCTCGGAAATCCCTACTTTACCAGAAAATTTAGTTAATAGACTTGCTGACACTGGGAGTATTAATAATCTAGGCTTTCTTATACTTACTGATATTATAACCGGGAAAACAAAGCTATTTAGAAGTGAAAATTATGTTGATCTACCTATTAGTTTTCCTCTACCAGTAACAGAAATAAAAAATAATAATGTATGGAGTGTAATAACTTTTGTGGTGAACCCATGTTCTTCATGTACTACTAATAGTCAAGGCGAGCAGGTATGTAAGTATGTGACATATTGTCCTAAATAATAAAGATAAATCCTGGCGTACTTCACCCACCTTTTACTAGTACTGGTAAGTATGTAGGTGATTGCAGTGGACACAACTCTAAGCAACTAATCTTGCCTAGGGTTGTTTTATTTTAGGGTACATCATAAGTTTGAATGAAATTAGACCGTTGCCAATCCCAGCAAACTATGATCAAGTATGCCAATGAGTGTACTATCACTATGCCAATACTTGTCGATAATATCAGCAGCCTCAGTCGCCACCATATTTTTGAGTTCTACTTCAGACCAAGCGACTGGTGAAGGTGATTCACTTAAAGCAGTAAAAAGTATTGTATGCAATTTTTCAGTGTTGCCACTATCTCGAAGCCCGGTAATTTGATTCCACTCAGATTTATCGAGTGCTGATAACATATTGATTAAGGAACCATAAAATATGGATTCTAGATTTTCACCTTTTGCCGGTACATTACCCAAATGCCCGATACCCAATTCTTCTGCATCATAAATACCATCATTGTGCAAATCCCGTTTCATTGTCTCTGAAAAAAATGGGTCATAATCGGTTTTTATTTTCAGTTTGCCTAGAGTTTCCTCCCTGAGAGAGGTATTTGATAAACTACCGGTCCTATTATTGAAATTGACAAGTAACTCCAAAGCGCCCAAATCTGAATTTACAATAATACTCATACCATCAATAAACATACCTTCTTTGTCTACAGATTCAAAATAAGTGTTAATAACATCTTTTGGAATGCCCTCGATCTCACTT is part of the Gammaproteobacteria bacterium genome and encodes:
- a CDS encoding TonB-dependent receptor → MLTVFTVSCWTAYIAETRAASTCKTEVARVVSMQGIIEIRRAQENAWQLAGMDIVLCAGDMIRARAQSRAALRLSNDSMLRLDQKTSITFPEVQEERGTSLLDLFEGAIHIITRTPRPFKIRTPFVNASVEGTEFFVGLKEDNTEVVVYEGKVSVSNDLGSLLLHDHEAAVTYKGQAPRKEIIIHPVDAVQWALYYPVILNYWQSDKDGTSTLIRQASQLLTAGQAEEAKEIIRQALQHEPDNSNAHALLAIIAVVQNDKDQAFELANKAITLDQESAAGHLALSYTQQAHFEIEAALGSVQKAIALDAKNALAWSRLAELQMSVGYLDRALDAAQHAVSLHPDLAKTQTVLGFAHLLQIDSQTAKEVFHRAIALDQSDPMPRFGLGIALIREGNLEAGRIELEIAASLDPANSLIRSYLGKAYFEEKRYSLAGTQFDLAKERDPKDPTPWFYDAIQKQTQNRPVEALQDIQKSIELNNNRAVYRSKFLLDRDEAARGSSLARIFENLGFERRAVMETAKSLSFDPSNHSAHRFLSDIYANTPRHEAARVSELLQAQLLQPVNVNPVQPHMAVADLNIITNTGPSNPGFNEFTPLMERSKPQLVTSGIVGSNSTLGDEIVFSRFNERTSISLGQFHYETKGFRTNNDQNHDILNAFVQHALTSKLNIQAEVRTRSSNQGNLLQNFAKPSDNPRDTQNRIRRKIDEDSVRVGARYDIAHNQNIIASSQFNDRRSEDIDPITSSIADKHSTFKTETFQTEVQYQFRSHRFNVLAGSGVYRTSVDQNTRGIDSITGKQCCFGILDSNSENNRSDKTNGYIYTNLNFTPNLNATAGFSYDSYKHDLVLIDGFNPKLGLQLNFTNYFRLRMAWIETIKAPLATNQTIEPTQVAGFNQLFDDINGTKSRRMGIGLDAHYKNKVLSGFEISNRDLSIPIFSDSDIPKLSGQNHDFIDQKENLYYVYLYGILHKNWTVKSEVRFEKLLRPPRSDELNRIDTLSMPIGIDYFSPQGIFANLTGTFVHQKVNRRGEINDGVEKFFLVDASVGYRLPKRMGILSLEARNIFDETFLFQDINIQTSQSVVSRFVPTRTIFARVTLNF
- a CDS encoding CHASE2 domain-containing protein — encoded protein: MTRWLKHFLLGIFIGLLGVITYMTPAGLWLEERFGLSALFHLRGAIKAPADVVVIAIDQPSATQLNLSSIKPRLWPRNLHARLINQLAEAGASAIIFDLIFDTPGDIPEHDEELANAIKAAGNIVLVERLDYEDSALLNQHDNAAQHHYIREGAAQLLPLIADAAKARAPFTLPKAERVHHYWTFKSNAGDIATVPVVVLQLYASALYGDFVRLLNSAEPELSAQLPARISEETDIEDLTLTLRNIFVSSPLLASRLKEDLDRDNLLNPEEKRVMRSLLDLYSGDPIRYLNFYGPPRSITTIPYSQALALDDDNRDHPFELESLKGKVVFVGFSGATQAEQDIVRDDYPTVFSNPDGLYISGVEITATAFANLLGNRPIRPLSAAGSLSILFLFGFAIGMSAQFLSIRKTIALSFLLVFIYAFIAYSFFKNAMIWLPLVIPVLLVFFTLMLAWALRILTLEGFIGTSGPDDELDAIIEKHGGVFSGACLTTDIAGYTTLSETMNPSALEKLMTDYRAALRNPIAQHHGRVMDTTGDASLSIWIKKTGNPRVPKLLGWIKKTPSSVEKLRACKAALDLNAAITRFNKLHDPSLPTRIGLHFGDMSLNKSDGTYRATGDVVNTANRIQNANKIFKTRILLSSDVIEELDDFLIRPLGSFVLPGRIKPVELFELVAYQQSASKQQLWLCETFAQALNTYQLMKWHEASDYLHDILSVFPSDGPTHYFLSLCAKYQNKPPAPPWPILTIDSK